One segment of Tamlana crocina DNA contains the following:
- a CDS encoding PD-(D/E)XK nuclease family protein, which translates to MTTFIFDVLKDLKNSTQSFSELTFIVPSKRAGLFLKHQLPQVLNQTIFSPEIISIEEFVGQLSQLKTISNTELLFEFYNSYSQLTKPQKRDSFDTFTKWAQILLQDFNEIDRYLIPQEKIFNYLSAIQDLNHWSLEVNKTDFVKNYLSFWKKLHNYYDHFHEALLTKGLGYQGLVYREAVENLEPYIQNNSKKQHIFLGFNALNTSESTIIQELLQNEMAKVYWDIDAEFFNNKNHDAGLFTRQHKNNWKHFKTHPFNWVTKHYSEEKNISVFGIPKNIGQAKYIGSILKKLQGNNPSLQNTAVVLGDENLLVPVLNSIPPNVDALNITMGFPLKSIPLATLFESLFLLHKHSPTTFYYKDVVKIISHQFIKPLFFVENTDYSSVITETIDQNNLVYLKKEKLNEITPKGENIIDLLFSNWGTSVENTLENCTNLILLIKQHLDKNKTANLLALEYLYRFSTLFKEISKLNSEHPYIDNVSTLHGIYKELLSSETLDFQGEPLQGLQIMGMLESRVLDFETVIISSVNEGILPSGKTQNSFIPFDVKLENQLPTYKEKDAVYTYHFYRLLQRAKNIYILYNTEADVLTGGEKSRFITQLELEGKHQINHKILAPNVPVIPAELQCIKKTPDLQKKLIALSGKGFSPSSLTNYVRNPIDFYYQSILKIRENNDVEETVAANTLGTVVHNTLEDFYKPLTGTFLTIEIINQLKTNIEERVTYHFKNEYKQGDISTGKNLIIFEIAKRYVSNFLKLEMQALKAGNEIKILAIEADNEIEIHIPELDFPIKLKGKVDRVDECNGMIRIIDYKTGKVEQNQVEIVDWQDITTDYKKYSKSFQVLCYAYMMQASQNLKFPIEAGIISFKNLSSGFLKFAQKESSSSRKKDSLITQNTLLDFEAELKKLIIEICSPNIDFVEKEV; encoded by the coding sequence ATGACGACTTTTATTTTTGATGTTTTAAAAGACTTAAAAAACAGCACACAATCTTTTTCCGAACTCACCTTCATTGTTCCCAGTAAACGTGCGGGGCTGTTCTTAAAACATCAACTGCCGCAAGTTTTAAATCAAACTATTTTTTCACCAGAAATTATAAGCATTGAAGAATTTGTTGGGCAACTTTCCCAACTCAAAACCATCTCGAATACCGAATTGCTTTTTGAGTTTTACAATAGTTATTCTCAGTTAACAAAGCCTCAAAAACGAGATTCATTCGACACCTTTACCAAATGGGCGCAAATACTCCTGCAGGATTTTAACGAGATTGACCGTTACCTGATTCCACAGGAAAAGATTTTCAATTACTTAAGTGCCATTCAAGATTTAAACCATTGGTCACTCGAAGTCAATAAAACCGATTTTGTAAAAAACTACCTTTCGTTTTGGAAAAAGCTTCACAACTACTATGACCATTTTCATGAAGCTTTGTTGACCAAAGGATTAGGCTACCAAGGATTGGTTTACAGAGAAGCCGTTGAAAACCTGGAACCCTACATTCAAAACAATTCCAAAAAACAACATATTTTTTTGGGGTTCAATGCACTAAACACTTCAGAATCTACCATCATTCAAGAATTGCTTCAAAATGAAATGGCCAAAGTATATTGGGATATTGATGCAGAATTTTTCAATAACAAAAACCACGATGCCGGGCTGTTTACAAGACAGCACAAAAACAACTGGAAACACTTTAAAACCCATCCGTTTAATTGGGTAACAAAGCATTATTCCGAAGAAAAAAACATATCGGTTTTTGGCATTCCTAAAAATATAGGCCAAGCCAAATACATCGGTTCAATCTTAAAAAAATTACAAGGTAACAATCCCTCGTTGCAAAATACTGCGGTAGTTTTGGGCGACGAAAACTTACTTGTCCCGGTGCTCAACTCCATTCCTCCAAACGTTGATGCGCTTAACATCACTATGGGGTTTCCGTTAAAATCCATTCCTTTGGCTACTTTGTTCGAATCACTATTCCTTTTACACAAACATTCACCAACAACGTTTTACTATAAAGATGTAGTTAAAATCATTTCGCATCAATTTATAAAACCATTGTTTTTTGTTGAAAACACAGATTACTCATCGGTGATAACCGAAACTATCGATCAAAACAATTTAGTGTATTTGAAAAAGGAAAAACTCAACGAAATAACTCCTAAAGGTGAAAATATTATCGATTTACTATTTTCAAATTGGGGAACCTCAGTTGAAAATACTTTAGAAAACTGCACTAATTTAATCCTACTTATAAAACAGCATTTAGACAAAAACAAAACCGCTAATTTACTTGCTCTGGAATATTTGTACCGATTCAGTACGCTTTTCAAGGAAATATCAAAATTAAATTCAGAGCATCCGTATATCGACAACGTTTCAACCCTGCACGGCATTTACAAAGAGCTTTTAAGTTCAGAAACTCTCGATTTTCAAGGTGAACCATTGCAGGGCTTACAAATTATGGGAATGTTGGAATCGCGTGTTCTCGATTTTGAAACCGTTATCATTTCTTCGGTTAACGAAGGCATTCTTCCATCAGGAAAAACCCAAAATTCGTTCATTCCGTTTGATGTCAAGTTAGAAAACCAGCTCCCAACTTACAAAGAAAAAGACGCCGTTTACACCTACCATTTTTATAGACTTTTACAGCGCGCTAAAAACATTTACATTTTATACAACACAGAGGCTGATGTGTTGACCGGTGGCGAAAAAAGTCGATTTATCACGCAACTGGAATTGGAGGGCAAACACCAAATCAACCACAAAATATTAGCGCCAAACGTGCCGGTAATTCCCGCAGAATTGCAATGCATCAAAAAAACACCCGACCTGCAAAAGAAATTAATTGCATTGTCCGGAAAAGGATTTTCGCCCTCATCGCTCACCAATTACGTCAGGAATCCCATTGATTTTTACTACCAAAGCATCCTAAAAATTCGCGAGAACAACGATGTTGAAGAAACCGTGGCGGCCAACACTTTGGGGACAGTAGTTCATAATACTTTGGAAGATTTTTACAAACCGCTTACTGGAACATTTTTAACCATTGAAATCATCAATCAACTCAAAACAAATATTGAAGAACGGGTAACCTACCATTTTAAAAACGAATACAAACAAGGTGATATTTCAACCGGAAAAAATCTGATTATTTTTGAAATTGCCAAGCGCTATGTCTCCAATTTTCTTAAATTAGAGATGCAAGCCCTAAAAGCAGGGAATGAAATTAAAATATTGGCCATTGAAGCCGATAATGAAATAGAAATCCATATTCCTGAACTCGATTTTCCTATAAAATTAAAAGGAAAGGTAGATCGTGTGGATGAGTGCAACGGAATGATTAGGATTATTGACTACAAAACCGGAAAGGTAGAACAAAATCAAGTGGAAATTGTGGATTGGCAAGACATTACAACCGATTATAAAAAATACAGCAAAAGTTTCCAAGTGCTTTGTTATGCCTACATGATGCAGGCCTCACAAAATCTGAAGTTCCCTATTGAAGCGGGCATTATTTCGTTTAAAAACCTTAGTTCGGGGTTTTTAAAATTCGCCCAAAAAGAATCATCATCCAGCCGAAAGAAAGACAGCCTGATAACCCAAAATACGTTGTTGGACTTCGAAGCAGAACTTAAAAAGTTGATAATTGAAATTTGCAGTCCGAACATCGATTTCGTAGAAAAAGAAGTTTAA
- a CDS encoding alpha/beta fold hydrolase, which produces MTIEKNIVLEGKHGKPILADVFFEENNTPKPIIIFCHGYKGFKDWGAWDLMAKAFAASGFFFIKFNFSHNGGTVDQPIDFLDLEAFGNNNYTKELDDLQTVMEWVSNGFPFKNEANTGNINLLGHSRAGGIVTIKAEEDHRIKRVISLAGVSDYASRGPISGDAEKWKKEGVKYVVNGRTKQNMPHYYQFYADFKNNEERLTIKRAVSKLNIPFLIIHGNEDPTVLVSEAHNLKRWKPDSTLKIIEGADHVFGASHPYEKERLPNHLSEAVQEAISFLTPNE; this is translated from the coding sequence ATGACCATTGAAAAAAACATTGTATTAGAAGGAAAACACGGCAAACCTATTTTGGCCGACGTGTTTTTTGAAGAAAACAACACACCAAAACCCATTATCATTTTTTGCCACGGCTATAAAGGATTTAAAGATTGGGGCGCATGGGATTTAATGGCAAAAGCATTCGCCGCATCCGGTTTTTTCTTTATAAAGTTTAATTTTTCGCATAATGGCGGCACTGTAGACCAACCCATTGATTTCCTCGATTTGGAAGCCTTTGGAAACAATAATTACACTAAAGAATTGGATGATTTACAAACCGTTATGGAATGGGTTTCTAACGGTTTTCCATTTAAAAACGAAGCAAACACCGGCAATATTAACTTACTAGGCCATAGTAGAGCTGGCGGTATAGTTACGATTAAAGCCGAAGAAGACCACCGTATAAAACGAGTAATAAGTTTGGCTGGCGTTTCAGATTACGCCTCTCGGGGCCCCATTTCCGGCGATGCCGAAAAATGGAAAAAAGAAGGCGTAAAATATGTTGTAAACGGGCGCACCAAACAAAATATGCCCCATTATTACCAGTTTTATGCAGATTTCAAAAACAACGAAGAACGACTGACCATTAAACGCGCGGTTTCAAAATTGAATATTCCATTTTTAATTATCCATGGTAATGAAGACCCGACAGTCCTAGTGAGCGAAGCCCACAATCTTAAACGTTGGAAACCCGATAGCACGCTTAAAATCATTGAAGGTGCCGACCATGTTTTTGGAGCCTCTCATCCGTATGAAAAAGAACGTCTACCCAACCATTTAAGTGAGGCCGTACAAGAAGCTATTTCATTTTTAACACCAAACGAATGA
- a CDS encoding glycerol-3-phosphate dehydrogenase/oxidase: MANPSTFSVLNRAKQLETLQSTTYDLAIIGGGITGAGIALDAASRGMTVCLVEKHDFASGTSNKSTKLIHGGLRYLKQFEIGLVHESGTERAIVHKLAPHLVVPEKMLLPLIKGGTYGKLLTSIGLKIYDYLADVSKSDKRVMLDKTETLKKEPLLDDSKVLGGGLYAEYRTDDARLTIEILKTAASFGANLINYCDVQSFNYNQNHKIKSLNCIDHNTENTLVIKAKHFISATGPWVDTLRNKDHSLTQKHLHITKGVHIVFPWEKLPIKQSVYFDVPDGRMVFAIPRGRITYVGTTDTNYSGNLNRVVATKQDVEYLINAVNNTFNQLNLTLSDVESSWAGLRPLIHEDGKAPSELSRKDELFISESGLISIAGGKLTGYRKMAQRAIKAVLKQMDDEEKSNLKKSKTTQIPLVNPSFKDENEVSQFQNQLKEELKAMGVTDAYYAPYLCATYGKMADSIILKSASFENTDSLTRLIRAELWYSIHHEMVNSLSDFFVRRTGRLFFDIASVKTYSELILKDMAEYLGWDSSRISTEKNNLNILILDATTFYDSEFM, encoded by the coding sequence ATGGCAAACCCATCCACTTTTTCCGTTTTAAACCGGGCAAAACAGCTTGAAACACTCCAGTCCACCACTTATGACTTAGCCATTATTGGCGGAGGTATTACTGGTGCAGGCATTGCTCTCGATGCTGCAAGCCGGGGCATGACTGTCTGTTTAGTTGAAAAACACGATTTTGCTTCCGGAACGAGCAATAAATCCACAAAACTCATTCATGGCGGGCTGCGCTACTTAAAACAATTTGAAATCGGTTTGGTTCATGAATCGGGTACCGAACGTGCCATTGTTCATAAATTGGCACCTCACCTTGTAGTTCCAGAAAAAATGTTGCTCCCGCTCATAAAAGGTGGTACCTATGGAAAATTATTGACTTCCATTGGTTTAAAAATTTATGATTATTTGGCCGATGTTTCCAAAAGCGACAAGCGGGTGATGCTCGATAAAACTGAAACTCTTAAAAAAGAGCCCTTGTTGGATGACTCGAAAGTTTTGGGCGGCGGGCTTTACGCTGAATACCGAACAGATGATGCCCGGCTAACCATCGAAATACTTAAAACGGCCGCTTCCTTCGGGGCTAATTTGATTAACTATTGCGATGTACAATCCTTCAATTACAATCAAAATCATAAAATAAAAAGTCTTAATTGCATCGATCATAATACCGAAAACACTTTGGTAATAAAGGCGAAACACTTTATTTCTGCCACGGGGCCATGGGTTGATACTTTGCGGAACAAAGACCATTCATTAACCCAAAAACATCTTCACATTACCAAAGGGGTGCATATTGTTTTTCCTTGGGAAAAACTGCCTATAAAACAATCCGTTTACTTCGATGTGCCGGACGGACGCATGGTTTTTGCTATTCCTAGAGGCCGAATAACCTATGTTGGCACTACCGACACCAATTATTCTGGAAATTTAAACCGTGTGGTAGCAACAAAACAGGATGTAGAGTATCTTATCAACGCTGTAAACAACACCTTTAATCAACTAAACTTAACGCTTAGCGATGTAGAATCGAGTTGGGCTGGATTAAGACCCCTTATCCACGAAGACGGCAAAGCACCTTCTGAGCTGTCGCGTAAAGATGAGTTGTTTATTTCTGAAAGTGGATTGATTTCTATTGCCGGCGGAAAACTCACAGGTTATCGAAAAATGGCACAAAGAGCAATTAAAGCGGTTTTAAAGCAAATGGATGACGAGGAAAAGTCTAACTTGAAAAAATCGAAAACAACGCAAATTCCATTGGTAAACCCTTCATTTAAGGATGAAAATGAGGTTTCCCAATTCCAAAACCAACTAAAAGAGGAGTTAAAAGCCATGGGGGTTACAGATGCCTATTACGCCCCATATTTATGTGCCACTTATGGAAAAATGGCTGACAGCATAATACTTAAATCGGCGTCTTTTGAAAACACAGATTCCTTAACAAGATTAATACGTGCCGAATTGTGGTACAGTATTCATCATGAAATGGTGAATAGTTTATCCGACTTTTTTGTGCGCCGTACCGGCCGTTTGTTTTTTGATATTGCCAGTGTAAAGACCTATTCTGAACTTATTTTAAAGGATATGGCAGAGTATCTAGGTTGGGATAGCAGCCGTATTTCAACTGAAAAAAATAACCTAAACATTTTAATACTTGATGCTACCACGTTTTATGACAGTGAGTTTATGTAA